TCTCTGCGCCTGCTGACCGGACCTGCGCCGTGGTGTTGGGATATCACTTTGCCGGGGATGGCGCACCAAAACTGGTGTACTGGGATGCCGGTAGCGAGAAAACAGCCAATCAGGGCACCGTCATTTCTTAGCTTAAATCTGCTAAAGGCCGCTGGCTGCAATTACATAACGGCGTCATGGACTTTCGTCAGTTCGGCATATTTAACGGACAGAACGCGGCAGATGCGGCACTGAATGCGATGGTCAATGATCCGCTTATTCACCGGATTGAAGCCCATACCTCGCTGAACTTCATGTCACGCCACCGCTTTAATCGCTCGAATATCACCCTTGATATTAATAACCACACAGTGACAGCGTCGGGGCTGGAAATACTGGCTGACCCCAAAAATAATTATCTTGCCGCTATTTTTTCTTTCACAGGTCTGGCTGAAGAGCAAACCACTGTATCCGTTCTCCGGGAGCCTTTGCCTTTATTATCAGAAATCTATCCGGTAGAGGACAGCGACTTATATCCTGTCGGCCAGTGGTATTGCCTGGAATCGGCCAGGCTAACCGGCCACTGGGAGCGCAAAATACAACGACTGGTGCAGGTGACAGAACAGATTGATGAAACACATATCCGGCTCAATTACAGAAGCGGCTGGGTGCTGAAAGAACAAAGTCATCTGCACTGGCGAAAGTCACGCCGGTTGAAAATGTCTGTATCCGGAATATGCAATATGTCGAAGAGGGGCAGCTGGCTAATAACAGTTCCCAGCCCGTCGCTCTGGTATATGCCATTTATTGCGATGTCATTAACGTTCACGCGCAGGGCACCTTCTGGTCGGTTATTTTCCGCCGCTGGAATACCTTCTTTCGCACAGAACACTGTTCGCTGACCAACCCGCCTTCGGTTTCCTGGGGCGGCGCAGGGTATCTGACCCAACAAATTTACTGCCAGTATGGCGTGATTAGCGACTGTACAACGTCTAATGCCCGACATCTTAACGATCTGACCGCCAGCTCTTCCTGCGTGGTAAAGAACTGTCACAGCAACGGTGACAGTTCCGGTGCTTTCGTGACACACGGCCAGTATGAGCATGATCTGCACTTCACAGCCAACTCCGGCATCCTGACGCTGGCCAATTCCGGCAAAGCCTGGGGTCAGTCGGCAGCACGGATTGTCATCAACCAACACCGCTGTTCCATGCTGACCGCAGACACGCATGTCACGGATCTGACCTTAACGGATGTGTGCATTTACCGGAATGGGGAACAGGATAATCTCGGTATATTGCGCCTCAACTGTGACGGCCTGACGGTGCAAAACTGCAGTGTCAGCGGAGAGCTGACATTACTGCAAAACAGCCGCCGCAGTATCAAAATGAACGTGTTTGAAAACTGCGGATTTGTGCTGGATCCGCGTCATGATTCCACGATCAGTAATCTGGCACCGGACGATCCGTTTATTGTTTCTCATCCGGCGGCTGAAGCCCGAAATTCCATTAACGGTCGTTCATTGGTCTATTTTTCCCATTGCCAGTTCAAAGGAACGGACAAAGATGTTTCGCTGTTAATTAAAAATAAAGAAATTAACTTTAACGCCTGCCGTATTGAAAATGTGTCCCTTATTTTAACCGCAGATGGACCGCAGAAAATCGTGATTAATGGCGATTCCACGCTGGCCGGCGATCACATGTCCCGGCCTTTACTTTCGCGCACCGGCGACCATCCCGTGACCTGGCGGTTAGGGCCATTGCAAACTGAAGTGACAGGTGACGATCAGCTTCATATTCAGATTGCCGCAGGTATTAATCATTATCAGGCACATCACGTGACATTCACGCACGGCAGACGGTTATTTTCAGATAAGGCATTCTCCCGCCCCTCTTATTTTATCGAACAGAATAACATCCTGATAAATACCACCTCTATTGTGCCAGCCAGTACAGGGCCGCATATTGTGGTTGAAAACACGGAGGTATAACAAAATAAAGTGGCTCACCCCTGAGCCTCATAAGGAATCTTCCATGAAAACGTTCAATTCTGTATCCGCGCTGAAGAATCATAAAATACGTCTGGATCATAATGTCTTCGTTAATGGTTATTTTCAGGCCGGTGACGGCGGCGGCGGTCATTATCACTGGGACAAAAACTGCGTTCTGCCCGCCAATAACGGCACAGTGATCAGTTCTGACCATTCGGCCAATGGCCGCTGGTGTCTGATCCATCAGGGCGTGGGCGATTTCCGCACTTTCGGCATTCTTAATGCTGATCAACCCGCTGACGATGCGCTGGATGCGTTAGTGAATGATCCGCAAATCAGCCAGATTCTGGCGTTCACGGATTTGCTCTTTCAGCGCCGCCATCATTTCACACGTTCTGACATCACCCTGGATTTCCAGAACAACCGCGTTTTCACCACCGGCATTGCCAGCGCACCGGTCAATGACCCGTTTGCCGCCGTGCTGTTTTTCCAGGGCACTGTCACCGGCACGCCTGTCACCTTCACGCTGACAGAAACGTTGCAGGAACAGACCGATATCTTCCCTGTTGCCGATTCATCACTGTTCAGCGTGGGCGACTGGTACGCGGTGGAGGTTACGCCGGTGAAAGGCGCGGCGGAACGCGAGCTGCAAAAGCTGGTGGAAATCATCGCTATTCCTGACAGCACACATATCCAGATTGGCTATTACAACGGCTGGGAACTGCTGGCTGGCAGGGTGATCAGCTGGCAAAAAGTCGAGCCAGTTGAATTCGTTACTGTTAAAAATATGCAGTTCTCCGGGGCGGGAGATGATCAGATCACCGGCAGTCATCCGGTGGCGTTTGAATACGCGGTATATGCCAACGTGAAGGGGATCCACTCAACGGGTTCTTTCTGGCCGGTGGTGATGCGCCGCTGGAATACCCATTATCTGACGCAGCAATGCTCTCTCACCAATCCGCCGAATACGGCCTTTGGCGGTGCCGGATATCTGACACAGCAAATCTATTGTCTGTACGGCCATGTCAGTGATTGCAGCGTGGCAAATGCACGGCATTTAAATGATTTCACGGCGTCGGCGTATTGCCTGGTCGAGAATTGTCATGCCAGCGGACAAAGCGCGGAAAAAGGCCCGTTCGTCACCCACGGTCAGTACGAACACGATCTCACTTATACCGGTAATTCCGGCCTGATGACCTTTGCCAATTCCGGCGTCACCTGGGGAGGCAGCGCCAAACGTATCAATGTACGTAAGCACGTCTGCCCGTGGTTTGTCGCCCGCTCCGGCGTGAGTGAACTGACGCTGGAAGATCTGGTGGTGATCACCAACGAGGCCATCCCGCAGTCCGGGATGTTGTGGGTCAATGCCGACGGTTTGCAGATGACCGGCTGCACCGCCGATGGCACGCTGATTATCAGTCAGGCCTCGCAACGCGCTGCGCGCCCGAACGTCATTCGTCAGTGCCAGTTTTCATTTCTGGAAGACGGTGCGCCGGTGGTGCGAAACAACGTGACGGCTGCTATTACCTTTACCGATATGGTGTTCAACGCTATTAGCGGACACGCATTCGACAGCACCGCGCCTGTAAATTTTGTGCGCTGTACGTTTAACGCCGCCACACAGTCTGCGCCGGTGATCCTGAAATCTTCCACGCTGTCGGTTCAGGCTTCGCAATTTAATCAGGTCGGCTTCACGCTTTCCGGCACTGCGCCAAAGCAAATCGATATTCTTTCCTCAACCCTGACGCAGGCAACGTTCGATTTCACCGACGTCACTGCACAACCGGCCAGCTCACTGATGTTCCTCAATAACCGCTTATCCGGCAGCACCGTCATCGCCCAACCACCCGCCGGAGATCGGGTGATATGGCAGCAGAATATGATCCTTGCCTGACGCGGGATTTTTCTAATTAACGTGTTTTTAGAAATAGTTTGAGTTGTGGGCAGGCGGCCAGCGAGCGAATCCGTAATATGAAAGGAAATTTTTTCCAAAATAATTCGGGTTGTGAGCAGGCGGCAAGCGAGCGAATCCCCGGGAGCATAGATTACTATGTGACCGGAGTGAGCAAGCGCAGCCAACGCATCCACAGCTCAAAATATGAAAGGACATTTTTCGAAATAGTTTGAGTTGTGGGCAGGCGGCCAGCAAGTGAATCCCCGGGAGCATACACAAGTATGTGACCGGGGTGAGCGAGCGCAGCCAACGAACCCACGGCTCAAAATATGAAGAAAAAAAAGCCAGCGCTTAAGGCTGGCTAAGTAATACTGGAAGCAATGTGAGCAATGTCGTGCATTCATGGGGACCCGTTTGACCTTGGTGTGAGGCCATCCCCGGAACGCATGGCAATAATAATCATTATCATTCGCACTTGTAAAGCATTTTTTTTCACCAAACATTCAATTGACAGTTTTCCTATTCCTGATAAATGTAGAGGATATTCAAACAGTAACCACAAAAAGAGGAGTGTCGCCATGAGCGAAATAGTCATTCGTCACGCTGAAGCCGCAGATGCAGAGGCGCTTCAGCACCTATACGCTCAGGTTCCTGTTTACAGCGACACACTACAACTACCTTATCCGCCCGCCACGCTCTGGGAAGACCGGCTTGCTAACGCCGCGCCCGGCCGGTTCGCGCTGGTGGCGTGCATCGACGGTAAACTGGTCGGCAATCTGACCTTAATGGTCGAGCAGCCGTGGCGACGCCGCCATGTGGCAACGTTCGGGATTGGTGTGGATACGCAATTTCAGGGGCGAGGCGTCGGCAGCAAGCTTATCGAAGCTGCCCTTGAGTTATGCGACAAATGGCTGCACGTGACCCGCGTTGAACTGACGGTCTATGCCGATAACGAGGCTGCTATCGGGCTGTACAAAAAGTTCGGTTTCAGCGTTGAAGGCCTCAGCCCGTGCTACGCCCTGCGTGACGGCGAGCTG
The Rahnella variigena genome window above contains:
- a CDS encoding GNAT family N-acetyltransferase, which gives rise to MSEIVIRHAEAADAEALQHLYAQVPVYSDTLQLPYPPATLWEDRLANAAPGRFALVACIDGKLVGNLTLMVEQPWRRRHVATFGIGVDTQFQGRGVGSKLIEAALELCDKWLHVTRVELTVYADNEAAIGLYKKFGFSVEGLSPCYALRDGELVDTLHMGRIRGLRQAV